From the genome of Glycine max cultivar Williams 82 chromosome 2, Glycine_max_v4.0, whole genome shotgun sequence, one region includes:
- the LOC100776131 gene encoding nicotinate-nucleotide pyrophosphorylase [carboxylating], chloroplastic-like isoform X3, translating into MSATEVTSSRISYESFAIKPPEHPTYDLKGIIKLALEEDAGDRGDVTCLATIPFDMEVEAYFLAKEDGIIAGIALAEMIFHEVDPSLKVEWSKNDGDFVHKGLQFGRVHGRAHNIVVAERVVLNFMQRMSGTATLTKAMANAAYPAYMLETRKTAPGLRLVDKWAVLIGGGRNHRMGLFDMVMIKDNHISAAGGVADALKAVDLYLEQNNLQMEVEVETRTLEEVEEVLHYSSQTKTSLTRIMLDNMVVPLPNGDVDISMLKEAVQLINGRYETEASGNVTLDTVHKIGQSGVTYISSGSLTHSVKALDISLKIDTELALKVGRRTGRA; encoded by the exons ATGTCTGCAACTGAAGTCACAAGCTCTAGGATATCATACGAGTCCTTTGCAATAAAGCCTCCTGAGCACCCAACTTATGATTTGAAGGGCATTATCAAGCTAGCTCTTGAAGAAGATGCTGGGGATCGAG GTGATGTAACATGCTTGGCCACCATTCCATTTGACATGGAAGTGGAAGCTTATTTTTTGGCAAAGGAGGATGGCATCATTGCTGGAATAGCTCTTGCAGAGATGATATTTCATGAGGTTGATCCTTCTCTGAAG GTGGAGTGGAGTAAAAATGATGGAGATTTTGTCCATAAAGGGCTACAGTTTGGAAGAGTTCATG GACGGGCTCATAACATTGTTGTAGCTGAAAGAGTAGTGCTAAACTTTATGCAGAGGATGAGTGGCACTGCAACTTTAACTAAG GCAATGGCAAATGCAGCATACCCTGCATATATGTTGGAGACTAGAAAAACTGCTCCAGGTCTTCGTTTAGTGGATAAGTGGGCG GTATTAATTGGTGGAGGTCGGAACCATAGGATGGGTTTGTTTGATATGGTGATGATAAAAGATAATCATATATCAGCAGCTGGAGGTGTTGCTGATGCTCTTAAAGCTGTTGACCTGTATCTGGAGCAAAACAATCTTCAAATGGAGGTTGAG GTGGAGACCAGGACTCTTGAGGAAGTGGAAGAAGTTTTACATTATTCATCTCAAACAAAGACTTCTTTGACTCGAATAATGTTGGACAATATGGTTGTACCTCTACCAAATGGGGATGTGGACATATCTATGCTAAAAGAAGCTGTGCAGTTGATAAATGGGAGATATGAGACTGAG GCATCAGGCAATGTCACACTAGATACTGTACATAAAATTGGGCAAAGCGGAGTGACCTACATTTCTAG TGGTTCGTTGACTCATTCTGTGAAAGCACTAGACATCTCCCTCAAAATTGATACCGAATTAGCACTCAAAGTTGGAAGGCGCACTGGACGAGCTTGA
- the LOC100776131 gene encoding Nicotinate-nucleotide pyrophosphorylase [carboxylating], chloroplastic-like, with protein sequence MAISCNKQEFLLRPVFHARESTTAFLPPLSLSLKLPPQSHSKVRRVVKMSATEVTSSRISYESFAIKPPEHPTYDLKGIIKLALEEDAGDRGDVTCLATIPFDMEVEAYFLAKEDGIIAGIALAEMIFHEVDPSLKVEWSKNDGDFVHKGLQFGRVHGRAHNIVVAERVVLNFMQRMSGTATLTKAMANAAYPAYMLETRKTAPGLRLVDKWAVLIGGGRNHRMGLFDMVMIKDNHISAAGGVADALKAVDLYLEQNNLQMEVEVETRTLEEVEEVLHYSSQTKTSLTRIMLDNMVVPLPNGDVDISMLKEAVQLINGRYETEASGNVTLDTVHKIGQSGVTYISSGSLTHSVKALDISLKIDTELALKVGRRTGRA encoded by the exons ATGGCTATAAGCTGCAACAAACAAGAATTCTTGCTACGACCCGTTTTTCACGCTAGAGAATCCACCACAGCGTTTCTACCTCCACTAAG CCTCTCACTTAAACTCCCACCGCAATCACATTCAAAAGTCAG GAGGGTTGTTAAAATGTCTGCAACTGAAGTCACAAGCTCTAGGATATCATACGAGTCCTTTGCAATAAAGCCTCCTGAGCACCCAACTTATGATTTGAAGGGCATTATCAAGCTAGCTCTTGAAGAAGATGCTGGGGATCGAG GTGATGTAACATGCTTGGCCACCATTCCATTTGACATGGAAGTGGAAGCTTATTTTTTGGCAAAGGAGGATGGCATCATTGCTGGAATAGCTCTTGCAGAGATGATATTTCATGAGGTTGATCCTTCTCTGAAG GTGGAGTGGAGTAAAAATGATGGAGATTTTGTCCATAAAGGGCTACAGTTTGGAAGAGTTCATG GACGGGCTCATAACATTGTTGTAGCTGAAAGAGTAGTGCTAAACTTTATGCAGAGGATGAGTGGCACTGCAACTTTAACTAAG GCAATGGCAAATGCAGCATACCCTGCATATATGTTGGAGACTAGAAAAACTGCTCCAGGTCTTCGTTTAGTGGATAAGTGGGCG GTATTAATTGGTGGAGGTCGGAACCATAGGATGGGTTTGTTTGATATGGTGATGATAAAAGATAATCATATATCAGCAGCTGGAGGTGTTGCTGATGCTCTTAAAGCTGTTGACCTGTATCTGGAGCAAAACAATCTTCAAATGGAGGTTGAG GTGGAGACCAGGACTCTTGAGGAAGTGGAAGAAGTTTTACATTATTCATCTCAAACAAAGACTTCTTTGACTCGAATAATGTTGGACAATATGGTTGTACCTCTACCAAATGGGGATGTGGACATATCTATGCTAAAAGAAGCTGTGCAGTTGATAAATGGGAGATATGAGACTGAG GCATCAGGCAATGTCACACTAGATACTGTACATAAAATTGGGCAAAGCGGAGTGACCTACATTTCTAG TGGTTCGTTGACTCATTCTGTGAAAGCACTAGACATCTCCCTCAAAATTGATACCGAATTAGCACTCAAAGTTGGAAGGCGCACTGGACGAGCTTGA
- the LOC100776131 gene encoding nicotinate-nucleotide pyrophosphorylase [carboxylating], chloroplastic-like isoform X1 — protein sequence MAISCNKQEFLLRPVFHARESTTAFLPPLRRVVKMSATEVTSSRISYESFAIKPPEHPTYDLKGIIKLALEEDAGDRGDVTCLATIPFDMEVEAYFLAKEDGIIAGIALAEMIFHEVDPSLKVEWSKNDGDFVHKGLQFGRVHGRAHNIVVAERVVLNFMQRMSGTATLTKAMANAAYPAYMLETRKTAPGLRLVDKWAVLIGGGRNHRMGLFDMVMIKDNHISAAGGVADALKAVDLYLEQNNLQMEVEVETRTLEEVEEVLHYSSQTKTSLTRIMLDNMVVPLPNGDVDISMLKEAVQLINGRYETEASGNVTLDTVHKIGQSGVTYISSGSLTHSVKALDISLKIDTELALKVGRRTGRA from the exons ATGGCTATAAGCTGCAACAAACAAGAATTCTTGCTACGACCCGTTTTTCACGCTAGAGAATCCACCACAGCGTTTCTACCTCCACTAAG GAGGGTTGTTAAAATGTCTGCAACTGAAGTCACAAGCTCTAGGATATCATACGAGTCCTTTGCAATAAAGCCTCCTGAGCACCCAACTTATGATTTGAAGGGCATTATCAAGCTAGCTCTTGAAGAAGATGCTGGGGATCGAG GTGATGTAACATGCTTGGCCACCATTCCATTTGACATGGAAGTGGAAGCTTATTTTTTGGCAAAGGAGGATGGCATCATTGCTGGAATAGCTCTTGCAGAGATGATATTTCATGAGGTTGATCCTTCTCTGAAG GTGGAGTGGAGTAAAAATGATGGAGATTTTGTCCATAAAGGGCTACAGTTTGGAAGAGTTCATG GACGGGCTCATAACATTGTTGTAGCTGAAAGAGTAGTGCTAAACTTTATGCAGAGGATGAGTGGCACTGCAACTTTAACTAAG GCAATGGCAAATGCAGCATACCCTGCATATATGTTGGAGACTAGAAAAACTGCTCCAGGTCTTCGTTTAGTGGATAAGTGGGCG GTATTAATTGGTGGAGGTCGGAACCATAGGATGGGTTTGTTTGATATGGTGATGATAAAAGATAATCATATATCAGCAGCTGGAGGTGTTGCTGATGCTCTTAAAGCTGTTGACCTGTATCTGGAGCAAAACAATCTTCAAATGGAGGTTGAG GTGGAGACCAGGACTCTTGAGGAAGTGGAAGAAGTTTTACATTATTCATCTCAAACAAAGACTTCTTTGACTCGAATAATGTTGGACAATATGGTTGTACCTCTACCAAATGGGGATGTGGACATATCTATGCTAAAAGAAGCTGTGCAGTTGATAAATGGGAGATATGAGACTGAG GCATCAGGCAATGTCACACTAGATACTGTACATAAAATTGGGCAAAGCGGAGTGACCTACATTTCTAG TGGTTCGTTGACTCATTCTGTGAAAGCACTAGACATCTCCCTCAAAATTGATACCGAATTAGCACTCAAAGTTGGAAGGCGCACTGGACGAGCTTGA
- the LOC100776131 gene encoding nicotinate-nucleotide pyrophosphorylase [carboxylating], chloroplastic-like isoform X2, producing the protein MAISCNKQEFLLRPVFHARESTTAFLPPLSLSLKLPPQSHSKVRRVVKMSATEVTSSRISYESFAIKPPEHPTYDLKGIIKLALEEDAGDRGDVTCLATIPFDMEVEAYFLAKEDGIIAGIALAEMIFHEVDPSLKVEWSKNDGDFVHKGLQFGRVHGRAHNIVVAERVVLNFMQRMSGTATLTKAMANAAYPAYMLETRKTAPGLRLVDKWAVLIGGGRNHRMGLFDMVMIKDNHISAAGGVADALKAVDLYLEQNNLQMEVEVETRTLEEVEEVLHYSSQTKTSLTRIMLDNMVVPLPNGDVDISMLKEAVQLINGRYETEWFVDSFCESTRHLPQN; encoded by the exons ATGGCTATAAGCTGCAACAAACAAGAATTCTTGCTACGACCCGTTTTTCACGCTAGAGAATCCACCACAGCGTTTCTACCTCCACTAAG CCTCTCACTTAAACTCCCACCGCAATCACATTCAAAAGTCAG GAGGGTTGTTAAAATGTCTGCAACTGAAGTCACAAGCTCTAGGATATCATACGAGTCCTTTGCAATAAAGCCTCCTGAGCACCCAACTTATGATTTGAAGGGCATTATCAAGCTAGCTCTTGAAGAAGATGCTGGGGATCGAG GTGATGTAACATGCTTGGCCACCATTCCATTTGACATGGAAGTGGAAGCTTATTTTTTGGCAAAGGAGGATGGCATCATTGCTGGAATAGCTCTTGCAGAGATGATATTTCATGAGGTTGATCCTTCTCTGAAG GTGGAGTGGAGTAAAAATGATGGAGATTTTGTCCATAAAGGGCTACAGTTTGGAAGAGTTCATG GACGGGCTCATAACATTGTTGTAGCTGAAAGAGTAGTGCTAAACTTTATGCAGAGGATGAGTGGCACTGCAACTTTAACTAAG GCAATGGCAAATGCAGCATACCCTGCATATATGTTGGAGACTAGAAAAACTGCTCCAGGTCTTCGTTTAGTGGATAAGTGGGCG GTATTAATTGGTGGAGGTCGGAACCATAGGATGGGTTTGTTTGATATGGTGATGATAAAAGATAATCATATATCAGCAGCTGGAGGTGTTGCTGATGCTCTTAAAGCTGTTGACCTGTATCTGGAGCAAAACAATCTTCAAATGGAGGTTGAG GTGGAGACCAGGACTCTTGAGGAAGTGGAAGAAGTTTTACATTATTCATCTCAAACAAAGACTTCTTTGACTCGAATAATGTTGGACAATATGGTTGTACCTCTACCAAATGGGGATGTGGACATATCTATGCTAAAAGAAGCTGTGCAGTTGATAAATGGGAGATATGAGACTGAG TGGTTCGTTGACTCATTCTGTGAAAGCACTAGACATCTCCCTCAAAATTGA
- the LOC100776131 gene encoding nicotinate-nucleotide pyrophosphorylase [carboxylating], chloroplastic-like isoform X4 has translation MAISCNKQEFLLRPVFHARESTTAFLPPLRRVVKMSATEVTSSRISYESFAIKPPEHPTYDLKGIIKLALEEDAGDRGDVTCLATIPFDMEVEAYFLAKEDGIIAGIALAEMIFHEVDPSLKVEWSKNDGDFVHKGLQFGRVHGRAHNIVVAERVVLNFMQRMSGTATLTKAMANAAYPAYMLETRKTAPGLRLVDKWAVLIGGGRNHRMGLFDMVMIKDNHISAAGGVADALKAVDLYLEQNNLQMEVEVETRTLEEVEEVLHYSSQTKTSLTRIMLDNMVVPLPNGDVDISMLKEAVQLINGRYETEWFVDSFCESTRHLPQN, from the exons ATGGCTATAAGCTGCAACAAACAAGAATTCTTGCTACGACCCGTTTTTCACGCTAGAGAATCCACCACAGCGTTTCTACCTCCACTAAG GAGGGTTGTTAAAATGTCTGCAACTGAAGTCACAAGCTCTAGGATATCATACGAGTCCTTTGCAATAAAGCCTCCTGAGCACCCAACTTATGATTTGAAGGGCATTATCAAGCTAGCTCTTGAAGAAGATGCTGGGGATCGAG GTGATGTAACATGCTTGGCCACCATTCCATTTGACATGGAAGTGGAAGCTTATTTTTTGGCAAAGGAGGATGGCATCATTGCTGGAATAGCTCTTGCAGAGATGATATTTCATGAGGTTGATCCTTCTCTGAAG GTGGAGTGGAGTAAAAATGATGGAGATTTTGTCCATAAAGGGCTACAGTTTGGAAGAGTTCATG GACGGGCTCATAACATTGTTGTAGCTGAAAGAGTAGTGCTAAACTTTATGCAGAGGATGAGTGGCACTGCAACTTTAACTAAG GCAATGGCAAATGCAGCATACCCTGCATATATGTTGGAGACTAGAAAAACTGCTCCAGGTCTTCGTTTAGTGGATAAGTGGGCG GTATTAATTGGTGGAGGTCGGAACCATAGGATGGGTTTGTTTGATATGGTGATGATAAAAGATAATCATATATCAGCAGCTGGAGGTGTTGCTGATGCTCTTAAAGCTGTTGACCTGTATCTGGAGCAAAACAATCTTCAAATGGAGGTTGAG GTGGAGACCAGGACTCTTGAGGAAGTGGAAGAAGTTTTACATTATTCATCTCAAACAAAGACTTCTTTGACTCGAATAATGTTGGACAATATGGTTGTACCTCTACCAAATGGGGATGTGGACATATCTATGCTAAAAGAAGCTGTGCAGTTGATAAATGGGAGATATGAGACTGAG TGGTTCGTTGACTCATTCTGTGAAAGCACTAGACATCTCCCTCAAAATTGA
- the LOC100787339 gene encoding putative UDP-glucuronate:xylan alpha-glucuronosyltransferase 3, which translates to MRGPSPSSVEPRHRSSSSFSEDTGKRRSQRIKDFKDVEKALHIPFQDRIITCRPNWKLVLVIIVLGTLVTIFHPPAVYNTDHLSNSLSRPTFINNWKGGFNGIDSRYASLLNIEWDQVSNVLENLKDKDTYQGVGLLNFNDSENDQWKELIPEAEHVVLHLNYTSSNITWDVLYPEWIDEEEEYEFPTCPTLPRIQVPGKPRLDLIAVKLPCNKSGCWSRDVARLHLQIEAARLAASSKGYHPVRLLLVTDCFPTPNLFTCKELIQREGNTWLYEPNLNTLREKLQLPIGSCELTVPLKAKENFYSERPHREAYATILHSAQMYVCGAITAAQSIRMSGSTRDLVILVDETISEYHRGGLKAAGWKIHTIQRIRNPKAEPEAYNEWNYSKFRLWQLTDYDKIIFIDADLLILRNIDFLFEMPEISAIGNNATLFNSGVMVVEPSNCTFQLLMDHINEIVSYNGGDQGYLNELFTWWHRIPKHMNFLKHFWEGDEEEKKAMKTRLFRADPPILYVIHYLGNKPWLCFRDYDCNWNVDILQEFASNVAHARWWKVHDAMPENLQKFCLLRSKQKAALEWDRRQAEKGNYSDGHWKIKIKDPRLNTCFEDFCFWESMLWHWGEKNWTDNSTVNNSPLIVQTQSLSSL; encoded by the exons ATGAGGGGACCCTCCCCGAGCTCCGTGGAACCGCGCCACCGCTCCTCCTCTTCCTTCAG TGAGGATACTGGCAAGAGAAGGTCTCAAAGAATTAAAGATTTTAAAGATGTTGAGAAGGCGTTGCATATTCCATTCCAAGACAGGATTATAACTTGCAGGCCGAATTGGAAGTTAGTTTTGGTTATTATTGTATTGGGAACCTTAGTTACAATTTTCCATCCTCCAGCTGTTTATAATACTGATCATCTATCAAACTCTTTATCACG GCCAACTTTTATAAACAACTGGAAAGGAGGGTTCAATGGCATTGATTCACGTTATGCATCATTATTAAATATTGAGTGGGACCAAGTATCTAATGTTCTTGAAAATTTGAAGGATAAGGATACATACCAGGGTGTTGGCTTATTAAACTTCAATGACAGTGAGAATGACCAGTGGAAGGAGCTGATACCAGAAGCTGAGCATGTAGTCCTTCACCTGAACTACACTTCAAGTAATATTACTTGGGATGTCCTGTATCCAGAATGGatagacgaagaagaagaatacgAGTTCCCTACATGTCCAACACTACCTAGGATTCAGGTACCAGGAAAGCCTCGGCTTGATCTTATTGCTGTCAAGCTTCCCTGCAACAAGTCAGGGTGCTGGTCAAGAGATGTAGCTCGTTTGCACCTGCAGATTGAAGCTGCGAGACTTGCTGCCTCATCCAAAGGATATCATCCTGTGCGTTTGCTTTTGGTCACTGATTGCTTCCCAACCCCAAATCTCTTTACTTGCAAGGAACTTATACAGCGTGAAGGGAATACCTGGCTTTATGAACCCAACCTGAATACACTTAGAGAGAAGCTGCAGCTGCCCATTGGTTCATGTGAACTGACAGTTCCTTTGAAAGCTAAAG AAAATTTTTATTCAGAAAGGCCACACCGAGAAGCTTATGCAACCATCCTGCACTCTGCACAGATGTATGTTTGTGGAGCCATTACTGCAGCTCAGAGTATTCGCATGTCGGGTTCAACACGAGATCTTGtgattcttgttgatgaaaCAATTAGTGAGTATCATAGAGGGGGCTTGAAGGCTGCTGGATGGAAGATCCATACAATCCAAAGAATCAGGAATCCAAAAGCAGAACCAGAGGCATATAACGAGTGGAACTACAGCAAATTCCGTCTCTGGCAGCTAACAGATTATGATAAAATCATTTTCATTGATGCTGACCTTCTTATACTTAGAAACATCGATTTCCTTTTTGAGATGCCAGAAATATCTGCCATAGGAAACAATGCTACGCTGTTCAACTCAGGTGTAATGGTGGTTGAACCATCAAATTGTACATTTCAACTTCTTATGGATCACATCAACGAGATTGTCTCCTACAATGGTGGGGACCAGGGGTATCTGAATGAACTCTTCACATGGTGGCACCGGATTCCAAAACACATGAACTTCTTGAAGCACTTCTGGGAAGGTGatgaggaagagaaaaaagcaaTGAAAACTCGTCTCTTCAGAGCTGATCCACCAATCCTTTATGTCATCCATTATCTGGGTAATAAGCCATGGCTTTGCTTCCGAGACTATGACTGCAACTGGAACGTGGACATCCTGCAGGAGTTTGCAAGCAATGTAGCTCATGCAAGATGGTGGAAGGTGCATGATGCAATGCCAGAAAACTTGCAGAAGTTCTGTTTGCTTAGGTCCAAGCAGAAGGCTGCATTAGAGTGGGATCGTCGACAAGCTGAAAAGGGAAACTACAGTGATGGTCACtggaaaattaagataaaagacCCAAGATTGAACACTTGCTTTGAGGATTTCTGTTTCTGGGAGAGCATGTTATGGCATTGGGGTGAAAAGAATTGGACAGATAATTCTACTGTTAACAATTCACCACTTATTGTCCAAACCCAATCTCTCTCTTCCTTATGA